A window of the Gossypium hirsutum isolate 1008001.06 chromosome A05, Gossypium_hirsutum_v2.1, whole genome shotgun sequence genome harbors these coding sequences:
- the LOC107960594 gene encoding putative disease resistance RPP13-like protein 1, whose translation MQSKLEEILGTLDNLLNQKQILGLKESYEGEKAFQITPATSLVDESDVYGRDDEKEEILKLLDPQNLSENQIAVIPIVGMGGLGKTTLAQLIYNDPITDKWFDRKAWVCISEEFDAFKVAKTILEEIKCSCDGNQNLNQLQLKLKEQLSGKKYLIFLDDVWNKNYFHWKELASPFTFGAKNSKIIVTTRDENVAVIMRNAPTYRLDVLLDDDCWKLFAKHAFDGSSPTKHPDLMAIGEAIVERCGGLPLAAKVLGGLLRCKPDADECNKILHSNFWDIPNDATNILPALTLSYHYLPSHLK comes from the coding sequence ATGCAGTCAAAGCTGGAAGAGATCCTTGGGACACTAGACAACCTACTCAACCAAAAACAGATTCTGGGTCTGAAAGAAAGCTATGAAGGAGAAAAGGCATTTCAAATAACGCCTGCAACTTCTTTGGTGGACGAATCTGATGTTTATGGCAGAGAtgatgaaaaagaagaaatattGAAGTTGTTGGATCCTCAAAATCTGTCTGAAAATCAGATAGCTGTGATTCCCATTGTGGGTATGGGCGGGCTTGGCAAAACCACCCTTGCCCAATTGATCTACAACGACCCCATAACGGATAAATGGTTTGACCGCAAAGCATGGGTGTGTATTTCAGAGGAATTTGATGCTTTCAAGGTAGCCAAAACCATTCTTGAAGAGATCAAATGTAGCTGTGATGGAAACCAGAACTTAAATCAGCTTCAACTTAAACTCAAAGAGCAGCTGTCCGGAAAGAAATATCTAATCTTTTTGGATGATGTTTGGAACAAGAATTATTTTCATTGGAAAGAGCTTGCAAGTCCCTTTACTTTTGGGGCCAAGAATAGCAAGATTATTGTAACAACACGTGATGAAAATGTTGCAGTAATCATGAGGAACGCTCCAACTTATCGTTTAGATGTGTTATTAGATGATGATTGTTGGAAGTTATTTGCAAAGCATGCATTTGATGGTTCAAGCCCCACCAAGCATCCAGATCTGATGGCAATCGGGGAAGCAATTGTTGAAAGATGTGGCGGTCTCCCTTTGGCTGCAAAAGTTCTTGGAGGTCTTCTGCGTTGCAAACCAGATGCTGATGAGTGCAACAAAATTTTACATAGCAATTTTTGGGACATTCCAAATGATGCAACTAATATTCTTCCAGCGTTAACATTGAGTTACCATTatcttccttcccatttgaagtGA